The following are from one region of the Paenibacillus protaetiae genome:
- a CDS encoding glycosyltransferase — translation MRSDTRTNVMFVTHADKKGGAEQSLIHLINFIDRTQFRVFLLSPKNANYLHEIRAEYTHFPLELNSIKQRYGFGYLETVMKIRSFVRKNHISIVHANGWRAPWYIAPLKLLTRKKLVWHHRDHTHLRMFNEVLPRFFDRVICISEFVASSIQGRNKTVIYNGVDPSLALAPKSRRFMEDGQLIIGMFGRIVEWKRYDLVIEAVKRLADSGRKDWKLWIVGDASVDGSDHYYEDLIWKSAEYGLENHILFHGYSSKPLDVMKECDVTVNFSLNEPFGRVIIESMLVQTPVIVSDSGGAPEIIRHTDGGLIVQDGDVGELSQALARIYDNPADLEVLSKLGYQNVMKKFDMAAIARQVEAAYRRLLPKGPKKEAAGEAHEYSVPSNPYR, via the coding sequence ATGAGAAGCGATACAAGAACAAACGTCATGTTCGTCACGCACGCGGACAAAAAAGGCGGAGCCGAGCAAAGTTTGATTCACCTCATTAATTTCATCGACAGAACCCAGTTTCGGGTGTTTCTGCTCAGCCCGAAAAACGCCAATTATTTGCATGAAATCCGTGCGGAATATACGCATTTTCCGTTAGAACTGAACAGCATCAAGCAGCGTTACGGTTTCGGTTATCTCGAGACGGTCATGAAGATCCGGTCGTTCGTCCGGAAAAACCATATTTCCATCGTGCATGCCAATGGCTGGCGGGCGCCTTGGTACATCGCGCCGTTAAAGCTGCTGACCCGCAAGAAGCTCGTGTGGCATCACCGCGATCATACGCATCTACGGATGTTTAATGAAGTGCTGCCGCGGTTTTTCGACCGGGTGATTTGCATATCCGAGTTCGTGGCAAGCTCCATTCAAGGCCGCAACAAAACGGTTATTTATAACGGGGTAGACCCTTCGCTTGCGCTGGCGCCTAAAAGCAGGCGGTTTATGGAGGACGGGCAGCTCATTATCGGGATGTTCGGCCGGATCGTCGAATGGAAAAGATATGATCTCGTCATTGAAGCGGTCAAGCGATTGGCCGATTCAGGCCGGAAAGACTGGAAGCTGTGGATCGTCGGAGACGCCTCTGTAGATGGTTCGGACCATTATTACGAGGACTTGATCTGGAAATCGGCGGAATACGGGCTGGAGAACCACATTCTATTCCATGGTTACAGCAGCAAGCCGCTGGATGTTATGAAAGAATGCGATGTGACGGTCAACTTCTCGCTGAACGAGCCGTTCGGGCGGGTCATTATCGAGTCGATGCTTGTCCAGACGCCGGTTATCGTATCGGATTCGGGCGGCGCGCCGGAAATTATCCGCCACACGGACGGCGGTCTTATTGTGCAAGACGGGGATGTGGGCGAGCTGTCGCAGGCTTTGGCCCGCATATATGACAACCCGGCAGACCTTGAGGTTTTATCCAAGCTGGGGTACCAGAACGTTATGAAAAAATTTGATATGGCGGCCATTGCCCGGCAGGTTGAAGCGGCTTACCGCCGTCTGCTGCCGAAAGGGCCAAAGAAGGAAGCGGCAGGTGAAGCACATGAGTATTCCGTACCGTCAAATCCCTATCGGTAA
- a CDS encoding glycosyltransferase family 4 protein, giving the protein MKILVACSDFPYPADHGGRVDTWGRIQVLAELGYTIHLVVCGKQMPSETDMKVVKGYAEKVFLCGRKSKITDLLHADPMQVQSRTELRNVQVDKDYDYVLLEGDYVYPLLDNPNVGSATPILRVHNDEAVYFKSLAQSTRKAAHKLYYRMESRKFEQLSKKMLEKVDKYLFISSKEFEKFRREHPAATSQFLPPPVSKHFRKGSFTGKHVVFIGSLFMPNNREGIEWYLKYIHPLLLKEQDYKFIIAGNTRKMSLSWLEPYNLMNVVVHDTPQNLDDIYQSGYLFVNPMQHGAGVKLKTIEAIQNGLPVVSTSVGCEGTGLKDNEHIMVGDSPEEFYVRIRTLLDNPERAKSLLDASQQFIRKHYNHKDVLSSYIGSLQPTYPIKQVL; this is encoded by the coding sequence ATGAAAATTCTTGTAGCCTGCAGCGATTTCCCTTATCCGGCCGACCACGGCGGCAGAGTGGACACATGGGGGCGGATTCAGGTGCTTGCCGAACTCGGCTATACGATACATTTGGTCGTATGCGGCAAGCAGATGCCTTCGGAGACCGACATGAAAGTCGTGAAAGGTTATGCCGAAAAAGTATTTCTGTGCGGCAGAAAAAGCAAAATTACCGATCTGCTGCATGCCGATCCGATGCAGGTGCAGTCCAGAACGGAGCTTCGAAACGTACAGGTCGATAAGGACTACGATTACGTGCTCCTCGAAGGGGATTATGTATATCCGCTTCTGGACAATCCCAACGTCGGCTCCGCTACTCCAATTCTGCGTGTACATAACGATGAAGCGGTGTACTTTAAGTCGCTGGCGCAAAGCACCCGCAAAGCGGCCCATAAGCTGTACTACCGTATGGAAAGCCGCAAATTCGAGCAGCTGAGCAAAAAAATGCTGGAGAAAGTGGACAAGTATTTGTTTATTTCCAGCAAGGAATTCGAGAAATTCCGACGGGAGCATCCGGCAGCCACAAGCCAGTTTTTGCCGCCGCCCGTATCCAAACACTTTCGGAAAGGTTCTTTTACCGGCAAACATGTCGTGTTTATCGGCTCGCTTTTTATGCCGAACAACCGGGAAGGCATCGAATGGTACTTGAAGTATATTCATCCGCTTCTGCTGAAGGAGCAGGATTATAAATTCATCATTGCGGGCAACACCCGCAAGATGAGCTTAAGCTGGCTGGAGCCGTACAACCTGATGAACGTTGTTGTGCATGATACGCCGCAAAACCTGGATGATATTTATCAGAGCGGTTATTTGTTCGTCAATCCGATGCAGCACGGCGCCGGCGTCAAGCTGAAGACGATCGAAGCGATTCAGAACGGCTTGCCGGTCGTATCCACTTCGGTCGGCTGCGAAGGAACGGGCCTGAAGGATAACGAGCATATTATGGTCGGGGACAGCCCGGAGGAGTTTTATGTCCGAATCCGAACGCTTCTCGATAATCCGGAGCGGGCAAAGTCGCTTCTGGACGCGTCGCAGCAGTTTATCCGCAAGCATTATAACCATAAAGATGTGCTTAGCAGCTATATCGGCTCGCTGCAGCCAACCTATCCGATAAAGCAGGTGCTTTAA
- a CDS encoding glycosyltransferase, which translates to MKKLNIAFIIGQFPSLSETFILNQITGLLDRGHRVDIYASRPAKTGKMHQEVVQYHLLDRCIYDDMPGSRAQCMAAAATIVMRKPRLAKLFNAVKYGKEALSLRALFIADKMGGKTYDVIYCHFGDLGKIGALLKETGVTNAQIATTFHGRDVSAYLDQKGADAYKLLFQKGDLFMPISENWKSKLIRLGCDPDKTIVHRMGIDTGKFSYIPRMLEAGEKVRLVTVARLVEKKGVEYGIRGVAEALKHYPHIEYAIIGDGPLKAYLQGVVSDLGVQDHVFLLGSKEQHEVIQVLNQSHIMLAPSVTASDGDQEGIPVVLMEALSMGLPVISTLHSGIPEVVSDGQSGYLVPEKDSMEIARTILYMAGHAEEWADMGRFGRQFVENHYSIDGLNDRLVQLFQAASSQEAFWGKEAYDVEYSHH; encoded by the coding sequence TTGAAGAAGCTAAACATAGCGTTTATTATCGGCCAATTTCCGTCTCTGTCGGAGACTTTTATTTTGAATCAGATTACAGGGCTGCTCGACCGCGGCCATCGCGTTGATATTTATGCCAGCCGGCCGGCCAAAACCGGCAAGATGCATCAGGAAGTGGTGCAATATCATTTGCTGGACCGCTGCATTTATGACGATATGCCGGGCTCCAGGGCGCAGTGCATGGCAGCGGCGGCCACAATCGTCATGCGCAAGCCCCGGCTTGCGAAACTGTTTAACGCCGTAAAGTACGGGAAAGAAGCCCTGTCGCTCAGGGCTCTTTTTATTGCCGATAAAATGGGCGGCAAAACGTACGATGTCATCTACTGCCACTTCGGCGATCTCGGCAAAATCGGCGCGTTATTGAAAGAAACCGGGGTCACGAATGCGCAAATCGCCACCACATTTCACGGGCGGGACGTGTCGGCTTATTTGGACCAGAAGGGAGCGGATGCGTACAAGCTGCTTTTTCAAAAAGGCGACTTGTTTATGCCGATCAGCGAAAACTGGAAATCGAAGCTTATCCGCCTTGGATGCGATCCGGACAAAACGATTGTCCACCGGATGGGCATTGATACCGGCAAATTTTCGTATATTCCGAGAATGCTGGAGGCCGGAGAGAAAGTCCGTCTCGTAACCGTGGCGCGCCTTGTCGAGAAAAAAGGCGTTGAATACGGCATCCGCGGCGTGGCGGAGGCGCTGAAGCATTATCCGCACATCGAATACGCCATTATCGGCGACGGGCCGCTGAAAGCTTACCTGCAAGGCGTTGTCAGCGATCTGGGGGTGCAGGACCATGTTTTCCTGCTTGGGTCCAAGGAGCAGCATGAAGTCATTCAAGTGCTGAACCAATCCCATATTATGCTGGCGCCAAGCGTTACCGCATCGGACGGCGACCAGGAAGGAATTCCGGTTGTGCTGATGGAGGCGTTATCGATGGGGCTGCCGGTCATATCGACGCTGCACAGCGGCATTCCGGAGGTAGTCTCGGACGGCCAGTCGGGGTATCTGGTGCCGGAGAAGGACAGCATGGAAATTGCCAGGACGATTCTGTACATGGCCGGCCATGCGGAGGAATGGGCGGATATGGGCCGGTTCGGCAGGCAGTTTGTCGAAAACCACTACAGC
- a CDS encoding DapH/DapD/GlmU-related protein, giving the protein MSIPYRQIPIGKLFAVLKGAVVFPVKASSAGRLCRIQGKLSLRNKGKLVIGRNVAFHAKPFPSSVTVGKQAKLTIGDNVFFNYGLDIGCTKSITIGSNTIIGPMVNMIDTNFHPVDVHDESRGKAIVIADNVWIGRGAVILPGVTIGKGSVVAAGSTVTRDIPPGVLAGGTPAKVIREIDVPDDWIRRYN; this is encoded by the coding sequence ATGAGTATTCCGTACCGTCAAATCCCTATCGGTAAGCTGTTCGCCGTGCTGAAGGGGGCGGTCGTTTTTCCGGTGAAGGCAAGCTCCGCAGGGCGATTATGCCGCATACAGGGGAAGCTGTCTTTGCGCAATAAAGGAAAGCTGGTCATCGGCCGGAATGTCGCCTTCCATGCGAAGCCGTTTCCGTCCTCCGTTACCGTCGGGAAGCAAGCGAAGCTTACGATTGGCGACAACGTCTTTTTTAATTACGGCCTCGATATCGGATGTACGAAGTCGATTACGATCGGCAGCAACACGATTATCGGCCCGATGGTTAACATGATTGATACCAATTTCCATCCGGTAGACGTGCATGACGAGTCGCGCGGCAAAGCGATTGTCATTGCGGACAATGTCTGGATCGGGCGGGGGGCGGTTATTTTGCCCGGCGTCACAATTGGCAAAGGTTCGGTGGTGGCGGCCGGAAGCACGGTAACGCGCGACATTCCGCCCGGTGTGCTGGCCGGCGGGACGCCGGCAAAGGTCATTCGCGAGATCGACGTGCCGGATGACTGGATCCGCCGGTATAACTAA
- a CDS encoding glycosyltransferase yields MAKVLHITEFTKGGVETHLNEVLQFQADKHDVYLMASELNSSRDALKISPERLVLYPYERKPLGMLRAMRAIGRKVKELQPDIIHVHGTFAGFFLRTLFFMRRQRPPVIYCSHGWAFLMDTKPWKKRIYAAAEKLLARRTDYIIHISDYEFQMATRYGLPSGKSVVVYNGVSDSPAAGAEPFEVPEGRINLLFIGRFDRQKGFELLLDVFRTNRFPNVHLYLVGDTVLKESAEPVQLPDQVTKIGWVNNAEIGRYVQACDAVVVPSRWEGFGIVAIEALRGGKPVIASRRGALPEIIQHGVNGYLFDFDQPEQLARLIRSLDKKELARMGEAGEQIFYRKFHSVKMNQQIERIYDRALRGEKESFAAAVKTYG; encoded by the coding sequence ATGGCCAAAGTCCTTCATATTACGGAGTTTACGAAAGGCGGGGTGGAAACCCACCTGAATGAAGTGCTGCAGTTCCAGGCGGACAAGCATGACGTCTATTTGATGGCTTCCGAGCTGAACTCCAGCCGGGATGCGCTGAAGATCAGCCCGGAGCGGCTTGTTCTGTATCCGTACGAGCGGAAGCCGCTTGGCATGCTCCGCGCCATGCGCGCCATCGGCCGGAAAGTGAAGGAGCTGCAGCCGGATATTATTCATGTTCACGGGACGTTCGCAGGGTTTTTCCTGCGAACGTTGTTTTTTATGCGGCGGCAGCGCCCGCCGGTTATTTATTGCTCCCACGGCTGGGCGTTTCTGATGGACACGAAGCCGTGGAAGAAACGGATTTACGCTGCGGCCGAGAAACTGCTGGCGCGCCGTACCGACTACATCATCCATATTTCGGATTATGAATTTCAGATGGCGACCCGGTACGGATTGCCATCCGGCAAATCGGTTGTCGTGTACAACGGCGTATCGGACAGCCCGGCCGCCGGGGCGGAGCCGTTTGAAGTGCCGGAAGGCCGGATTAACCTGCTGTTTATCGGCCGTTTCGACCGGCAAAAAGGATTTGAGCTGCTGCTTGATGTGTTCCGCACGAACCGGTTCCCGAATGTTCATCTGTATTTGGTCGGGGACACGGTGCTGAAGGAATCAGCGGAGCCGGTCCAGCTTCCGGATCAGGTAACGAAGATCGGCTGGGTGAACAATGCGGAAATCGGCCGTTATGTCCAAGCTTGCGACGCTGTAGTCGTTCCGTCGCGCTGGGAAGGCTTCGGCATTGTGGCGATCGAAGCGCTGCGCGGAGGGAAGCCGGTTATTGCCAGCCGGCGGGGTGCGCTGCCGGAAATTATCCAGCATGGCGTTAACGGTTATTTATTTGACTTTGATCAGCCGGAGCAGCTTGCCCGTTTGATCCGTTCGCTGGATAAGAAGGAGCTGGCCCGGATGGGAGAAGCGGGGGAACAAATCTTTTACCGCAAATTCCACTCCGTCAAAATGAATCAGCAGATCGAGCGGATCTACGACAGAGCGCTCCGCGGCGAGAAAGAAAGCTTTGCCGCTGCTGTAAAAACATATGGTTAA